One region of Strongyloides ratti genome assembly S_ratti_ED321, chromosome : X genomic DNA includes:
- a CDS encoding Transthyretin-like family and Immunoglobulin-like fold domain-containing protein, whose protein sequence is MQHKRNYFLTLFVIITILFSYLNCDAQQSGNSQDEDGDRYFVGKGNVTCNDKGKQGVNVTIYKKNEDNNGLDVLNFTLTDTNGYFNIEGHWTKSNETNTKICFKGSCSKGRKKRVVKKKNNQLCFYFPFKNITKTKDEAEKNPYVVSVPLDYSSQKSKQ, encoded by the exons ATGCAacataaaagaaattattttctaactctttttgtcattattactattcttttttcttatttaaatTGTGATGCACAACAAAGTGGAAACTCACAAGACGAAGATGGTGATAGATATTTTGTTGGTAAAGGAAATGTTACATGTAATGATAAAGGAAAACAAGGTGTTAATGTTacaatttacaaaaaaaatgaagataataATGGTTTGGATGTGTTAAATTTTACACTAACAGATACAAAtggatattttaatattgagGGACACTGGACAAAAAGTAATGAAACAA ATACCAAGATATGTTTTAAGGGTAGCTGTTCAAaaggaagaaaaaaaagagttgtaaaaaagaagaataaCCAACTTTGTTTTTACTTTCcatttaaaaacataacaAAAACAAAAGATGAAGCTGAAAAAAATCCATATGTAGTCTCAGTACCATTGGATTATTCAAGTCAAAAATCAAAacaataa
- a CDS encoding Transthyretin-like family and Immunoglobulin-like fold domain-containing protein yields the protein MQHKINYFLTLFVIITILFSYLYCDAQQSENLQDEDGDRYFVGKGNVTCQKKGKEGVTVSIYKKNANNDGLDLLNSTKTDSNGDFDIEGHWTKSSETSTKICFNGSCTNGRKKRDSSDQQNKLCFHFPFQNITKTKEEAEKNPYVVSVPLDYSSQKPKQ from the exons atgcaacataaaataaattatttcctaactctttttgttattattactattcttttttcttatttatattGTGATGCACAACAAAGTGAAAACTTACAAGACGAAGATGGTGATAGATATTTTGTTGGTAAAGGAAATGTTACATGtcaaaaaaaaggaaaagaAGGTGTTACTGTTtcaatttacaaaaaaaatgcaaATAATGATGGTTTAGATTTGTTAAATTCTACTAAAACTGACTCAAATGGAGATTTTGATATCGAGGGACACTGGACAAAAAGTAGTGAAACAA GTACTAAGATATGTTTTAATGGTAGCTGCACAAatggaagaaaaaaaagagattCAAGTGATCAACAAAACAAACTTTGTTTTCATTTCccatttcaaaatataacaaaGACAAAAGAAGAAGCTGAAAAAAATCCATATGTAGTCTCAGTTCCATTGGATTATTCAAGTCAAAAACCAAAacaataa
- a CDS encoding Synaptogyrin, with product METNTNAFQAYGSSMATSNFDFKIFIKKTTVTLRILAIILSIFIWYLISSGAWYRLGTGHLICLYERSSTTCSFGSFMGSCALIIAIIFLIIEAKYEQFSCVGTRKRIVLADLITSLAASFLFIITTFTLWTKYSSLELEENYNGRSAKFAVLFSFLSAIVWGVIALYAYRQWQASVQEQFDGTQFHGAPQSDIITTSDYGYGGDSTGIGVESNKTNINNMSYQQSQPGQLNNIPNTQQQIGMNMPFQQQQSQGYGLPNTQPSQHGYGQIPSNQQYQPQMVPTQPTTYDIPQQQQIQGGMGGYTSNPFQNLH from the exons atggaaACTAATACAAATGCTTTTCAAGCTTATGGTTCAAGTATGGCAACCAGTAactttgattttaaaatatttattaaaaaaacaactgtTACTTTAAGAATATTGGCTATT atattatcaatatttatatggTATCTTATTTCAAGTGGTGCATGGTATCGTTTAGGAACAGGACATTTAATATGTCTTTATGAACGTTCCTCAACAACCTGTTCATTTGGATCATTTATGGGATCATGTGCTCTTATAATTgctattatatttttaattattgaaGCAAAATATGAACAATTTAGTTGTGTTGGAACAAGAAAAAGAATTGTATTGGCAGATTTAATTACATCATTAGCAGcatcatttttattcataattaCAACTTTTACACTTTGGACAAAATATTCATCTTTAGAATTAGAGGAAAATTATAATGGTCGTTCTGCTAAATTTGCTgttcttttttcatttttatctgCCATAGTTTGG ggAGTTATTGCATTATATGCTTATCGTCAATGGCAGGCTAGTGTACAAGAACAATTTGATGGTACTCAATTTCATGGTGCTCCACAAAGTGACATCATAACGACAAGTGATTATGGTTATGGTGGTGATAGTACTGGAATTGGTGTAGaatcaaataaaacaaatattaataatatgtcTTATCAACAATCACAACCTggacaattaaataatattccaAATACACAACAACAAATTGGAATGAATATGCCTTTCCAACAGCAACAATCTCAAGGTTATGGTTTACCAAATACTCAACCATCACAACATGGATATGGGCAGATTCCATCAAATCAACAATATCAGCCGCAAATGGTCCCAACACAACCAACGACATATGATATACCACAACAACAGCAAATTCAAGGAGGAATGGGAGGATATACCTCAAATCCTTTCCAAAATTTAcactaa